A genomic window from Streptomyces sp. NBC_00234 includes:
- the galE gene encoding UDP-glucose 4-epimerase GalE produces the protein MSNSRKKYLVTGGAGYVGSVVAAHLLEAGHAVTVLDDLSTGFREGVPEGAEFVEGRIQDAAKWLDRSYDGVLHFAAYSQVGESVVDPEKYWVNNVGGTTALLAAMRAADVRTLVFSSTAATYGEPASSPITEAFPTAPTNPYGASKLAVDHMITGEAAAHGLAAVSLRYFNVAGAYGSSGERHHPESHLIPLVLQVALGQRDTISVYGDDYPTPDGTCVRDYIHVADLAEAHLLALDAAATGEHLICNLGNGNGFSVREVIETVRQVTGHPVPETPAPRRAGDPAVLVASAATARERLGWQPSRADLAGIVADAWAFARREESTTS, from the coding sequence GTGAGCAACTCCCGGAAGAAGTACCTGGTGACCGGCGGCGCGGGATACGTCGGAAGCGTGGTCGCCGCGCATCTGCTGGAGGCCGGCCACGCGGTGACCGTCCTGGACGACCTCTCGACCGGTTTCCGGGAGGGCGTCCCGGAGGGGGCCGAGTTCGTCGAGGGCCGCATCCAGGACGCCGCCAAGTGGCTGGACCGCTCGTACGACGGCGTGCTGCACTTCGCCGCGTACTCCCAGGTCGGCGAGTCCGTCGTCGACCCGGAGAAGTACTGGGTGAACAACGTCGGCGGGACCACCGCCCTGCTCGCCGCGATGCGCGCGGCCGACGTGCGGACCCTGGTCTTCTCCTCCACGGCCGCGACCTACGGCGAGCCCGCGTCCAGCCCCATCACCGAGGCGTTCCCGACCGCGCCGACCAACCCGTACGGCGCGAGCAAGCTCGCCGTCGACCACATGATCACCGGCGAGGCCGCCGCGCACGGGCTGGCCGCCGTCTCGCTGCGCTACTTCAACGTGGCGGGCGCGTACGGCAGTTCGGGCGAGCGGCACCACCCCGAGTCGCACCTCATCCCGCTCGTCCTCCAGGTCGCCCTCGGGCAGCGCGACACGATCTCCGTGTACGGGGACGACTACCCGACCCCGGACGGCACCTGCGTCCGCGACTACATCCACGTGGCCGACCTCGCCGAGGCGCACCTCCTGGCCCTGGACGCCGCGGCCACCGGCGAGCACCTCATCTGCAACCTGGGCAACGGCAACGGCTTCTCCGTGCGCGAGGTCATCGAGACCGTCCGCCAGGTCACCGGTCACCCCGTCCCCGAGACCCCGGCCCCCCGCCGCGCCGGCGATCCGGCCGTGCTCGTCGCCTCGGCCGCCACCGCCAGGGAGCGCCTCGGCTGGCAGCCGTCCCGCGCCGATCTGGCCGGCATCGTCGCGGACGCCTGGGCGTTCGCCCGCAGAGAGGAGTCCACCACCTCATGA
- the galT gene encoding galactose-1-phosphate uridylyltransferase codes for MKKTVTSLADGRELIYYDSADDTVRDAIDRRPLDAVSTSSEVRRDPLLGDSVAIASHRQGRTYHPPADECPLCPSEGDRLSEIPDSHYDVAVFENRFPSLAGDSGRCEVVCFTSDHDASFADLTEEQAGLVLEAWTDRTAELAELDQVTQVFCFENRGAEIGVTLGHPHGQIYGYPFVTPRTGQMMRSAQRHREETGRNLFDDVVARELADGARVVLSGEHWVAFVPYAAHWPYEVHLYPRSRVPDLRDLDEAARTEFPQIYLELLRRFDRIFGPGEPPTPYISAWHQAPFGVPGREDFALHLELFTIRRTSGKLKFLAGSESGMSVFINDVPPEAAAQRLREVASE; via the coding sequence GTGAAGAAGACGGTTACGAGCCTCGCCGACGGCCGTGAGCTGATCTATTACGACTCCGCGGACGACACCGTCCGCGATGCCATCGACCGCCGACCGCTCGACGCCGTCTCGACCTCCTCGGAGGTCCGCCGCGATCCGCTCCTCGGCGACAGCGTCGCCATCGCCTCGCACCGTCAGGGGCGCACCTACCACCCGCCGGCCGACGAGTGCCCGCTCTGCCCCTCCGAGGGCGACCGGCTGAGCGAGATCCCCGACAGCCACTACGACGTGGCCGTCTTCGAGAACCGCTTCCCCTCCCTCGCCGGGGACTCGGGCCGCTGCGAGGTGGTCTGCTTCACCTCCGACCACGACGCCTCGTTCGCCGACCTCACCGAGGAGCAGGCGGGCCTGGTGCTGGAGGCGTGGACCGACCGCACCGCCGAACTCGCCGAGCTCGACCAGGTCACCCAGGTGTTCTGCTTCGAGAACCGGGGCGCCGAGATCGGGGTCACCCTCGGCCACCCGCACGGCCAGATCTACGGCTACCCCTTCGTCACCCCGCGCACCGGCCAGATGATGCGCTCGGCGCAGCGGCACCGCGAGGAGACCGGCCGCAACCTCTTCGACGACGTCGTGGCCCGGGAGCTCGCCGACGGCGCCCGCGTGGTGCTCTCGGGCGAGCACTGGGTGGCCTTCGTGCCGTACGCGGCGCACTGGCCGTACGAGGTGCACCTGTACCCGCGCAGCCGCGTCCCCGACCTGCGGGACCTCGACGAGGCCGCCCGCACAGAGTTCCCACAGATCTATCTGGAACTCTTGAGGCGGTTCGACCGGATCTTCGGCCCCGGCGAGCCGCCGACCCCGTACATCTCGGCCTGGCACCAGGCCCCGTTCGGGGTCCCCGGCCGGGAGGACTTCGCGCTGCACCTGGAGCTTTTCACCATTCGGCGCACCTCCGGCAAGCTGAAGTTCCTCGCGGGCTCCGAATCCGGTATGAGCGTGTTCATCAACGACGTGCCGCCGGAGGCCGCGGCCCAGCGACTGCGAGAGGTAGCGAGCGAGTGA
- a CDS encoding sodium:solute symporter family protein — MHYLAEGLRLPTNGLDYTILAIYFVVVLGIGFAARASVKTSLDFFLSGRSLPAWVTGLAFVAANLGATEILGMAATGAQYGVAVVHWYWIGAIPAMVFLGLVMMPFYYRSKVRSVPEFLLQRFDKSAHLLSSILFAFAAILIAGVNLYALSIVVEALLGWPQWVAIVVAGFFVLIYITIGGLSSAIYNEVLQFFVILAALIPLTLLGLKRVGGWDGLTGSLEKSHGPDFLSAWGGTGIGDANPLGANWLTIILGLGFVLSFGYWTTNFAEVQRALSAKNLSAAKRTPLIAAFPKIFIVFAVMIPGLVAAVVVPQIGTPESDLTYNDAIPLLMQELLPNGVLGIAVTGLLAAFMAGMAANVSSFNTVFTTDIWARYVKKDRPDAYYLRFGRLITAIGVLASIGTAFIAASFSNIMSYLQTLFSFFNVPMFVVFIIGMFWKRASMKSGVWGLVAGTTAAMVNYFWIYKGGVIDIPTDQGANFVSAIVGFVAGAVVMVAVTLFTAPKPEAELAGLVYGTESPDTDEVPDEADSAWYRRPALLGWGAIVLAALCYLPYSL; from the coding sequence ATGCACTACCTGGCCGAAGGGCTCCGGCTCCCCACGAACGGGCTCGATTACACGATTCTGGCGATCTACTTCGTCGTGGTCCTGGGCATCGGCTTCGCCGCCCGTGCCAGCGTGAAGACCAGCCTCGACTTCTTCCTCTCCGGACGGTCACTGCCCGCCTGGGTGACCGGTCTGGCCTTCGTCGCGGCCAACCTCGGTGCCACCGAGATCCTCGGCATGGCGGCGACCGGCGCGCAGTACGGCGTCGCGGTCGTCCACTGGTACTGGATCGGGGCCATCCCGGCGATGGTCTTCCTGGGCCTCGTGATGATGCCCTTCTACTACCGCTCGAAGGTGCGCTCCGTACCGGAGTTCCTGCTCCAGCGCTTCGACAAGTCCGCCCACCTGCTGAGTTCCATACTCTTCGCCTTCGCGGCGATCCTGATCGCGGGCGTGAACCTCTACGCCCTGTCGATCGTCGTGGAGGCGCTTCTCGGCTGGCCGCAGTGGGTCGCGATCGTCGTCGCGGGCTTCTTCGTCCTGATCTACATCACGATCGGCGGGCTCTCCTCGGCGATCTACAACGAGGTGCTGCAGTTCTTCGTCATCCTCGCCGCGCTGATCCCGCTCACCCTGCTGGGGCTCAAGCGCGTCGGCGGCTGGGACGGACTGACCGGATCCCTGGAGAAGAGCCACGGACCGGACTTCCTCTCCGCCTGGGGCGGCACCGGCATCGGTGACGCCAACCCGCTCGGCGCCAACTGGCTGACGATCATCCTCGGCCTCGGCTTCGTGCTCTCGTTCGGCTACTGGACGACGAACTTCGCCGAGGTCCAGCGCGCCCTCTCCGCGAAGAACCTGTCGGCCGCCAAGCGCACTCCGCTGATCGCCGCCTTCCCAAAGATCTTCATCGTCTTCGCGGTGATGATCCCGGGCCTGGTCGCCGCCGTCGTCGTACCGCAGATCGGCACGCCGGAGTCGGACCTCACGTACAACGACGCCATCCCGCTGCTCATGCAGGAACTCCTGCCCAACGGGGTGCTCGGCATCGCGGTGACCGGTCTGCTGGCCGCGTTCATGGCCGGCATGGCGGCGAACGTGTCCTCGTTCAACACGGTGTTCACGACCGACATCTGGGCGCGCTACGTGAAGAAGGACCGGCCGGACGCGTACTACCTGCGCTTCGGACGGCTGATCACGGCGATCGGTGTGCTGGCCTCCATCGGCACGGCCTTCATCGCGGCCAGCTTCTCCAACATCATGAGCTACCTCCAGACGCTGTTCTCCTTCTTCAACGTCCCGATGTTCGTGGTGTTCATCATCGGCATGTTCTGGAAGCGCGCCTCGATGAAGTCCGGTGTCTGGGGACTCGTCGCGGGCACCACCGCCGCGATGGTCAACTACTTCTGGATCTACAAGGGCGGGGTCATCGACATCCCGACCGACCAGGGCGCCAACTTCGTCTCCGCCATCGTCGGATTCGTCGCCGGGGCCGTCGTCATGGTCGCCGTCACGCTCTTCACCGCACCGAAGCCCGAGGCCGAACTGGCCGGCCTGGTGTACGGAACGGAGTCCCCGGACACCGACGAGGTGCCGGACGAGGCCGACAGCGCCTGGTACCGCCGCCCCGCCCTGCTCGGCTGGGGCGCCATCGTCCTCGCCGCCCTCTGCTACCTGCCCTATTCGCTCTGA
- a CDS encoding helix-turn-helix transcriptional regulator: protein MSVRLMVVDDHRLLAEALASALKLRGHRVLAAAAPTSGAAELVVSRAPEVCLFGTATPAEPGAFDPIVRIGRERPQVAVVVLGPVPSPRGIAAAFAAGAAGYVRHDERIEGVERAIIKARAGESAVAPQLLRAAFAELLNPAVQPDDEGQRLLRMLTPREVEVLVRVAEGEDTRLIAAGMGIASSTARTHVQRVLMKLGVGSRLEAAALAARTGLLDRAASDTRQGPDLPG from the coding sequence ATGAGCGTGCGGCTCATGGTGGTCGACGACCACCGACTGCTCGCCGAGGCACTCGCCTCGGCGCTGAAACTGCGCGGGCACCGGGTGCTCGCCGCAGCCGCGCCGACGTCCGGGGCGGCGGAGCTGGTGGTCAGCAGGGCGCCGGAGGTGTGTCTGTTCGGCACGGCGACGCCCGCCGAACCGGGGGCGTTCGACCCGATCGTCCGCATCGGGCGGGAGCGCCCGCAGGTGGCGGTCGTGGTGCTCGGCCCGGTGCCGAGCCCGCGCGGGATAGCGGCGGCGTTCGCCGCGGGGGCCGCCGGATACGTCCGTCACGACGAACGCATAGAAGGCGTCGAACGGGCGATCATCAAGGCAAGGGCGGGGGAGAGCGCGGTCGCGCCGCAACTGCTCAGGGCGGCTTTCGCGGAGCTGCTCAACCCGGCGGTCCAGCCGGACGACGAGGGCCAGCGGCTGCTGCGGATGCTCACCCCGCGCGAGGTCGAGGTGCTCGTGCGGGTCGCGGAGGGCGAGGACACCCGGCTCATCGCGGCGGGCATGGGGATCGCGTCGAGCACCGCGCGGACGCATGTGCAGCGGGTTCTCATGAAGCTGGGCGTGGGCTCCCGCCTGGAAGCGGCGGCACTCGCCGCCCGTACCGGGCTGCTGGACCGGGCGGCCTCGGATACGCGGCAGGGGCCCGACCTCCCCGGCTGA
- a CDS encoding outer membrane protein assembly factor BamB family protein yields the protein MTQPPQPSNEPPQGGFGAPQGPPPGGFGAQTPPPSDGFSKQPPPAPQAPPAPQAPAPGGYGTPQAPPPGMPPQNPGYGYPQTPPPGAPPAQPGYGFPQTPPPGQPGMPQQGYGYPTAPMQPQYPGQPAANGGKKFSTQMQIIVAAAAAVVLIIGAGVVYSATSGDEGTGKKTEASSAGTTGGENKGGEGSGLGGGDEKAPANTKSTVGFQLPQPKVTDTTTVAGSWLTDKAYVKTGVYEIVGYDPAKGTKLWSIPLPGQVCSASKHMSKDFKTAVVFEAGKPTKAKKYQPCNQVGALDLATGKLIWSKSVTAATGGDEPVRYDEVTVSGSTVAAGGTNGGAAFNLTTGAELWKPTADADGCYDMGYGGGEALATVRKCGSYDDPQLTVQSLNPTTGAPISSYKMPPGVEYASIVSTKPLVVAADVGDTAGDGSGISDFFSIDAATGKLLVRISADADKYAARCGSTEVETCQHLAVGNNRLYVPTEEHEGGGEYGDTNEIVAFDLTTGKLVGGKADAGDRYTLTPLRMDGTNILAYKQPPYDKGGQVVSIDGETFKETLLMENPSEEAVRDAESSFSGDYSEVVYSKGQLFLSETMISEPRESSLDDKEYLVVSFRTS from the coding sequence ATGACCCAGCCGCCCCAGCCGTCCAACGAGCCGCCCCAGGGCGGATTCGGTGCCCCGCAGGGCCCCCCGCCCGGTGGATTCGGCGCGCAGACCCCGCCGCCGTCCGACGGCTTCAGCAAGCAGCCGCCGCCCGCCCCGCAGGCCCCGCCCGCCCCCCAGGCCCCCGCTCCGGGTGGCTACGGCACCCCGCAGGCGCCCCCGCCGGGCATGCCGCCGCAGAACCCCGGATACGGCTACCCGCAGACCCCGCCGCCCGGCGCGCCCCCGGCGCAGCCCGGGTACGGATTCCCGCAGACCCCGCCGCCCGGACAGCCGGGCATGCCCCAGCAGGGGTACGGCTATCCGACCGCGCCCATGCAGCCGCAGTACCCGGGACAGCCCGCCGCGAACGGCGGCAAGAAGTTCAGCACCCAGATGCAGATCATCGTCGCGGCGGCTGCGGCCGTCGTGCTGATCATCGGCGCCGGGGTCGTCTACTCCGCCACCAGCGGTGACGAGGGCACCGGCAAGAAGACCGAGGCGTCCTCGGCCGGCACGACCGGCGGCGAGAACAAGGGCGGCGAGGGCAGCGGACTCGGCGGCGGCGACGAGAAGGCACCGGCGAACACCAAGTCGACGGTCGGCTTCCAGCTCCCGCAGCCGAAGGTCACCGACACCACGACGGTCGCGGGCTCCTGGCTCACCGACAAGGCGTACGTGAAGACCGGCGTGTACGAGATCGTCGGCTACGACCCGGCCAAGGGCACCAAGCTCTGGTCGATCCCGCTGCCCGGCCAGGTCTGCTCCGCGTCCAAGCACATGAGCAAGGACTTCAAGACGGCCGTCGTCTTCGAGGCGGGTAAGCCGACCAAGGCGAAGAAGTACCAGCCCTGCAACCAGGTCGGCGCGCTCGACCTGGCCACCGGCAAGCTGATCTGGAGCAAGTCGGTCACCGCGGCCACCGGCGGCGACGAGCCCGTCAGGTACGACGAGGTCACGGTCAGCGGCAGCACGGTCGCCGCCGGCGGCACCAATGGCGGCGCCGCGTTCAACCTCACCACCGGCGCCGAGCTGTGGAAGCCGACCGCCGACGCGGACGGCTGCTACGACATGGGCTACGGCGGCGGCGAGGCCCTGGCCACGGTCCGCAAGTGCGGTTCGTACGACGACCCGCAGCTGACCGTCCAGTCGCTGAACCCGACCACGGGCGCGCCGATCTCCTCGTACAAGATGCCGCCCGGTGTCGAGTACGCGAGCATCGTCTCGACCAAGCCGCTCGTCGTCGCCGCCGATGTCGGCGACACCGCCGGTGACGGCAGTGGCATCTCGGACTTCTTCTCGATCGACGCGGCCACCGGCAAGCTGCTCGTCCGGATCTCGGCCGACGCGGACAAGTACGCGGCCCGCTGCGGATCCACCGAGGTCGAGACCTGCCAGCACCTCGCCGTCGGCAACAACAGGCTGTACGTGCCGACCGAGGAGCACGAGGGCGGTGGCGAGTACGGCGACACCAACGAGATCGTCGCCTTCGACCTGACCACGGGCAAGCTCGTCGGCGGCAAGGCGGACGCCGGTGACCGCTACACGCTGACGCCGCTGCGCATGGACGGCACCAACATCCTCGCCTACAAGCAGCCCCCGTACGACAAGGGCGGCCAGGTCGTCTCCATCGACGGCGAGACCTTCAAGGAGACGCTGCTGATGGAGAACCCGAGCGAGGAGGCGGTCCGCGACGCGGAGAGCAGCTTCTCCGGGGACTACTCCGAGGTCGTCTACTCGAAGGGGCAGCTGTTCCTGTCCGAGACGATGATCAGCGAGCCGCGCGAGAGCTCGCTGGACGACAAGGAGTACCTCGTCGTCTCCTTCCGCACCAGCTGA
- a CDS encoding outer membrane protein assembly factor BamB family protein translates to MTQPPSQQPPQGGFGAPQEPPQGTPQPPPPHGQPQTPPPAQPPQMPPAPPQTPPPGQPGYGYPQAPGQAPGPYGQQPGPYGQQPGPYGQQPGPYGQPGPYGQQTQPGYGYPQQQYPGAPVPGGPAGPGGGSPFKGKPAMIIGAAVAALLVIGGGVVFATSGGDDKKPVAKKTTEAEPSVSPTVDEGDGNGDGREVDDDLNAGRKAGEAKVLWLQTNDVDLPRNGADVYGPWLVGDTVVKGMYRTVSGYSAADGKRKWTLPLPADLCAAPAQPTADGKLVIGVKDSTKDSADCAVLQMIDLNTGKPGWKKTVKQNSTWDLMSDIGLAISGDTVTVGRTSNSNGYRVSDGKELFGKPAGNCQPFAFAGGPKLIAAGSCRTDDIENPQHQIQEIDPVSGKPKWTYKPARGWEIDKVYSVSPLVVSLTQEKKKQWSILAIKENGTLRSQLDGDDEDKFSPNCGSNFSIFGEKLEGCTGVAADANTFYMATEDDTSTGSRTNKVVAFNLNTGKPRWKAAAPAERVMTPLRMEGGNVLLYLEASYNKGGAIATLAPTGGAPTVVLQHPESTSGIESTFYSSKIAYAGGRSFILSGRISAGSDKEEKEQKTMMVFGK, encoded by the coding sequence ATGACCCAGCCGCCCAGCCAGCAACCGCCGCAGGGAGGCTTCGGGGCTCCGCAGGAGCCGCCGCAGGGAACTCCTCAGCCGCCTCCGCCCCATGGACAGCCGCAGACCCCGCCGCCCGCGCAGCCTCCGCAGATGCCGCCCGCGCCTCCGCAGACCCCGCCGCCGGGCCAGCCCGGTTACGGCTATCCGCAGGCGCCGGGCCAGGCCCCGGGACCGTACGGCCAGCAGCCCGGACCGTACGGGCAGCAGCCGGGTCCGTACGGGCAGCAGCCCGGACCCTATGGCCAGCCGGGCCCCTACGGGCAGCAGACGCAGCCCGGTTACGGCTATCCGCAGCAGCAGTACCCCGGCGCGCCCGTCCCCGGCGGCCCGGCGGGACCCGGTGGCGGCAGCCCGTTCAAGGGCAAGCCCGCGATGATCATCGGCGCGGCGGTCGCGGCGCTGCTCGTCATCGGCGGCGGCGTCGTGTTCGCCACGAGCGGTGGTGACGACAAGAAGCCCGTGGCCAAGAAGACCACCGAGGCCGAGCCGAGCGTGTCCCCCACGGTCGACGAGGGCGACGGCAACGGCGACGGCCGCGAGGTCGACGACGACCTCAACGCCGGGCGCAAGGCGGGCGAGGCGAAGGTCCTCTGGCTCCAGACGAACGACGTCGACCTGCCGCGCAACGGCGCGGACGTGTACGGCCCGTGGCTCGTCGGCGACACCGTCGTCAAGGGCATGTACCGCACCGTCTCCGGCTACTCGGCCGCCGACGGCAAGCGGAAGTGGACCCTCCCGCTGCCCGCCGACCTGTGCGCGGCCCCCGCGCAGCCCACCGCCGACGGCAAGCTCGTCATCGGGGTGAAGGACAGCACCAAGGACAGCGCCGACTGCGCGGTCCTGCAGATGATCGACCTCAACACCGGCAAGCCCGGCTGGAAGAAGACGGTCAAGCAGAACAGCACCTGGGACCTGATGTCCGACATCGGTCTGGCGATCAGCGGGGACACCGTCACCGTCGGACGCACCAGCAACTCCAACGGCTACCGGGTCAGCGACGGCAAGGAGCTGTTCGGCAAGCCGGCGGGCAACTGCCAGCCGTTCGCCTTCGCGGGCGGCCCCAAGCTGATCGCCGCCGGCAGCTGCCGCACCGACGACATCGAGAACCCGCAGCACCAGATCCAGGAGATCGACCCGGTCAGCGGGAAGCCCAAGTGGACGTACAAGCCCGCGCGCGGCTGGGAGATCGACAAGGTCTACTCGGTGAGCCCGCTGGTCGTCTCGCTGACCCAGGAGAAGAAGAAGCAGTGGTCCATCCTCGCCATCAAGGAGAACGGCACGCTCCGTTCCCAGCTGGACGGCGACGACGAGGACAAGTTCTCGCCCAACTGCGGCAGTAACTTCTCGATCTTCGGCGAGAAGCTCGAAGGCTGCACAGGGGTCGCCGCCGACGCCAACACCTTCTACATGGCGACCGAGGACGACACCAGCACCGGCAGCCGCACCAACAAGGTCGTCGCCTTCAACCTGAACACCGGCAAGCCCCGGTGGAAGGCCGCGGCCCCCGCCGAGCGCGTCATGACGCCGCTGCGGATGGAGGGCGGCAACGTCCTGCTCTACCTGGAAGCCTCGTACAACAAGGGCGGGGCCATCGCCACGCTCGCCCCGACCGGCGGCGCCCCCACCGTGGTGCTCCAGCACCCCGAGTCGACGTCCGGCATCGAGAGCACCTTCTACTCGTCGAAGATCGCCTACGCGGGCGGCCGTTCCTTCATCCTCAGCGGGCGCATCAGCGCCGGCAGCGACAAGGAGGAGAAGGAGCAGAAGACCATGATGGTCTTCGGCAAGTGA
- a CDS encoding outer membrane protein assembly factor BamB family protein, with protein MSQPPGQQQPQGVFGAPYEPEPGRYGRPPEPYGQQAQPGYGQPGPEQPGHGQPGYGQPGYGYPQPPSPSPLPPRPPNGPGGGGRFRGKPALVVAAALAVALLAGGGVWFATSGDGSDGGKKPTAGKSAVTGQPSSSPSGDDSKGKDKAPDPESAEKLNAGRKPGEAKVLWIQRNGVDLPLNGFDAHGPWIVGDTVVKAMYRTVSGYSVTDGTKKWSLRLTGEVCAAPTQASPDGKLVIGIEDSTASDAFCNHLQMIDLTTGKAGWRTSYARSGAWDELSDVSMAINGNTVTAGRTSRTHAFRISDGKELWDRLPGNCQPFGFVSGPVPLAAASCQTAADDHAEQMVQRIDPVTGKIAWTYKVKKGWKVDQFYSVTPPVVSLKKGEKWAIVVLNADGTYRSQLIGGTDDYATRCGSDLLTRGKNIDNCVGVAADADTVYMATKPEFVGDGMNNAVVAFDLDTGKSSWKVTAPAGHTLMPLRVEGGKVLNYLSPGEGRNKKEGGGIMALGPTGGALQPVLRHPSSAAAVERGFFTPRVVYANGRSLLMHAYVTGVTDEEEIALRTMISFGD; from the coding sequence ATGAGCCAGCCGCCCGGTCAGCAGCAGCCGCAGGGGGTCTTCGGGGCCCCTTACGAGCCGGAGCCCGGTCGGTACGGCCGGCCTCCGGAGCCGTACGGGCAGCAGGCGCAGCCCGGTTACGGACAGCCCGGCCCTGAACAGCCCGGCCACGGTCAGCCAGGTTACGGTCAGCCCGGTTACGGCTATCCGCAGCCTCCGTCCCCTTCCCCGCTTCCGCCCCGGCCGCCCAACGGGCCGGGTGGTGGCGGGCGTTTCCGGGGGAAGCCCGCGCTCGTCGTCGCCGCGGCGCTCGCCGTGGCCCTGCTCGCGGGCGGCGGCGTCTGGTTCGCGACGAGCGGCGACGGCAGTGACGGTGGGAAGAAGCCCACCGCCGGGAAGAGCGCCGTGACCGGGCAGCCGTCCTCGTCGCCCAGCGGGGACGACAGCAAGGGCAAGGACAAGGCGCCCGATCCCGAGAGCGCCGAGAAGCTCAACGCCGGCCGCAAGCCGGGCGAGGCCAAGGTCCTCTGGATTCAGCGCAACGGCGTCGACCTGCCTCTCAACGGCTTCGACGCCCACGGCCCGTGGATCGTCGGAGACACCGTCGTCAAGGCCATGTACCGCACGGTGTCCGGCTATTCGGTCACCGACGGCACGAAGAAGTGGAGCCTGCGCCTCACGGGCGAGGTCTGCGCGGCCCCCACGCAGGCGTCCCCCGACGGCAAACTCGTGATCGGTATCGAGGACAGCACCGCGAGCGACGCGTTCTGCAACCACCTCCAGATGATCGACCTCACCACGGGGAAGGCGGGCTGGCGCACGTCCTATGCGCGCTCGGGTGCCTGGGACGAGCTCTCCGACGTCTCGATGGCGATCAACGGCAACACCGTGACCGCGGGACGCACCAGCCGGACACATGCCTTCCGGATCAGCGACGGCAAGGAGCTGTGGGACAGACTGCCCGGCAACTGCCAGCCCTTCGGCTTCGTGAGCGGACCGGTCCCGCTCGCCGCCGCCAGCTGCCAGACCGCGGCGGACGACCACGCCGAGCAGATGGTGCAGCGGATCGACCCGGTCACCGGGAAGATCGCGTGGACGTACAAGGTCAAGAAGGGCTGGAAGGTCGACCAGTTCTACTCGGTCACCCCGCCGGTCGTCTCCCTGAAGAAGGGGGAGAAATGGGCGATCGTGGTGCTCAACGCCGACGGCACCTACCGCTCCCAGCTGATCGGCGGCACCGACGACTACGCGACGCGGTGCGGCAGCGACCTCCTCACCCGGGGCAAGAACATCGACAACTGCGTGGGCGTCGCGGCCGATGCCGACACCGTCTACATGGCCACGAAGCCCGAGTTCGTCGGCGACGGCATGAACAACGCGGTCGTGGCCTTCGACCTGGACACCGGCAAGTCGTCCTGGAAGGTCACCGCGCCCGCCGGACACACCCTCATGCCGCTGCGGGTGGAGGGCGGCAAGGTGCTGAACTACCTGTCGCCGGGTGAGGGCAGGAACAAGAAGGAGGGCGGCGGGATCATGGCGCTCGGGCCGACGGGCGGCGCACTGCAGCCCGTTCTGCGGCACCCCTCGTCCGCCGCCGCGGTGGAACGGGGCTTCTTCACTCCCCGGGTCGTCTACGCCAACGGGCGCTCCCTCCTCATGCACGCCTACGTCACCGGGGTCACCGACGAGGAAGAGATCGCGCTGCGGACGATGATCAGCTTCGGCGACTGA